The following proteins come from a genomic window of Paroceanicella profunda:
- a CDS encoding aminotransferase class V-fold PLP-dependent enzyme, which produces MPVPHSPAPDWAALRAEFPATATTVYLDTARKALLPRCAGAAAQDWFADIASPEAGATAFAMGGVTRTRETVGRVFGAAPETIGLVRNTSEAMNIVATGLDWREGDNVVLSAAEHENNTFPWRPLARRGVELRIVPEGPDGVVSTDALRAAVDARTRVLTVAWLSYGTGQRADLDALADIARAQDALLVVDAIQALGVIDRRLDAMGADVVAAGGHKAQLSVTGAGLMHLGPRALERITPPFAAKYSFDTLDRTVADLHWAPGARRFEYGNPNFLGLAIQRRSAEFVGSIGLSAIETRVRDLTTLLIETLDLAHIPVRTPRLWSERGGIVSLETGRVSADALEAALAEDGIRVASKDGHLRAAIHFYNNEEDVTRFADRLLHHLRRLTA; this is translated from the coding sequence ATGCCCGTCCCCCATTCCCCCGCGCCCGACTGGGCGGCGCTGCGCGCCGAATTCCCCGCCACGGCGACCACCGTCTACCTCGACACGGCACGCAAGGCGCTGCTGCCGCGCTGCGCCGGCGCGGCCGCGCAGGACTGGTTCGCCGACATCGCCAGCCCCGAAGCCGGCGCGACCGCCTTCGCCATGGGCGGCGTGACCCGCACCCGCGAGACCGTGGGCCGGGTGTTCGGCGCGGCGCCCGAGACCATCGGGCTGGTGCGCAACACCTCCGAGGCGATGAACATCGTCGCCACCGGGCTGGACTGGCGGGAGGGCGACAACGTGGTGCTCTCCGCCGCCGAGCACGAGAACAACACCTTCCCCTGGCGCCCGCTGGCCCGCCGCGGCGTGGAGCTGCGCATCGTGCCCGAGGGGCCGGACGGCGTGGTGAGCACCGACGCGCTGCGCGCGGCGGTGGACGCGCGCACCCGCGTGCTCACCGTCGCCTGGCTGAGCTACGGCACCGGCCAGCGCGCCGATCTCGACGCCCTTGCCGACATCGCCCGCGCGCAGGACGCGCTCCTCGTCGTCGACGCGATCCAGGCCCTCGGCGTGATCGACCGCCGGCTGGACGCGATGGGCGCGGACGTGGTCGCCGCCGGTGGCCACAAGGCCCAGCTTTCGGTGACCGGCGCCGGGCTCATGCACCTCGGCCCGCGGGCGCTGGAGCGCATCACCCCGCCCTTCGCGGCGAAATACTCCTTCGACACCCTCGACCGCACCGTCGCCGACCTGCACTGGGCGCCCGGCGCGCGGCGCTTCGAATACGGCAACCCGAACTTCCTCGGCCTCGCCATCCAGCGGCGCTCGGCGGAGTTCGTCGGCAGCATCGGCCTCTCGGCCATCGAGACCCGGGTGCGCGACCTCACCACCCTGCTCATCGAGACGCTGGACCTGGCCCATATCCCGGTGCGCACGCCCCGGCTCTGGTCCGAGCGCGGCGGCATCGTGAGCCTGGAGACCGGCCGGGTCTCCGCCGATGCGCTCGAGGCCGCGCTGGCGGAGGACGGCATTCGCGTGGCGAGCAAGGACGGCCACCTGCGCGCCGCCATCCACTTCTACAACAACGAGGAGGACGTGACGCGCTTCGCCGACCGCCTGCTCCACCACCTGAGGCGACTGACCGCATGA
- a CDS encoding amino acid ABC transporter substrate-binding protein: MTRFAVLLCAGLGATAALCSAASAGTLDTVRQAGVVKCAVNGSRPGFSSVDGKGAWHGIDIDTCRAVAAAVFGDPSKAQFLKTNNQTRLTALQTGEVDLTAANTTWTRARDTDLGLDFVSPTFYDGQGLMVAKDLGVSSASELDGASVCVRPGSTSERVVADIQKKFDIKMNLVVIEDQKEINTAFFGGRCDVAVQSTSGLSSTRAAVAPNPDDYVILPEIFGKDPMGPVVRQDDAQWRDIVQWTLYTLFQAEESGVTSANVDEMRDTSQDPAVRRLLGVDDAGGEGLGLEKDWAYNVIKSVGNYGEVFERNVGMGSPLKLPRGMNAQYTDGGLIYAPPL, translated from the coding sequence GTGACCAGATTTGCCGTCCTTCTTTGCGCCGGTCTCGGCGCCACCGCAGCCCTGTGTTCGGCGGCCTCTGCCGGAACCCTCGACACCGTGCGCCAGGCCGGCGTGGTCAAATGCGCCGTGAACGGCAGCCGCCCGGGCTTCTCCTCGGTCGACGGCAAGGGCGCATGGCACGGGATCGACATCGACACCTGCCGCGCCGTGGCCGCGGCGGTGTTCGGCGACCCCTCGAAGGCGCAGTTCCTCAAGACCAACAACCAGACCCGCCTCACCGCGCTGCAGACCGGCGAGGTGGATCTCACCGCCGCCAACACCACCTGGACGCGGGCGCGCGACACCGACCTCGGGCTCGATTTCGTCTCCCCCACCTTCTACGACGGCCAGGGGCTGATGGTGGCGAAGGACCTCGGCGTGTCCTCCGCCTCCGAGCTGGACGGCGCCAGCGTCTGCGTGCGCCCGGGCTCGACCTCCGAACGCGTGGTCGCCGACATCCAGAAGAAATTCGACATCAAGATGAACCTCGTGGTCATCGAGGACCAGAAGGAGATCAATACCGCCTTCTTCGGCGGGCGGTGCGACGTGGCCGTGCAGTCCACCTCCGGCCTCTCCTCCACCCGCGCCGCGGTGGCCCCGAACCCGGACGATTACGTGATCCTGCCGGAAATCTTCGGCAAGGACCCGATGGGCCCGGTGGTCCGCCAGGACGATGCCCAGTGGCGCGACATCGTGCAGTGGACGCTCTACACCCTGTTCCAGGCCGAGGAGAGCGGCGTGACCTCCGCCAATGTCGACGAGATGCGCGATACCTCGCAGGACCCGGCCGTGCGTCGGCTGCTCGGCGTGGACGACGCCGGCGGCGAGGGCCTCGGTCTGGAAAAGGACTGGGCCTACAACGTCATCAAGTCGGTGGGCAACTACGGCGAGGTGTTCGAGCGCAACGTCGGCATGGGCTCGCCCCTGAAGCTGCCGCGCGGCATGAACGCCCAGTACACCGACGGCGGCCTGATCTACGCCCCGCCGCTCTGA
- a CDS encoding amino acid ABC transporter permease, with the protein MTEIAPPARPPRFARLRRGGPRAMLWQAAALVALLALGLWLVTNARAALDARGMTSGLDFLFVAAPFSLGEGFFTFTSGDTYLSAIGVGLGNTVMLSLVSMVTATLLGAAAGVAALSRNPLAAGLARGYVDIFRNTPQLVQIVFWYTFFTLMPAARDAWSILGVVFASNRGLTVPAPQDRATLALVFLALCAGGVLAFLLGRLARRRPADPLRPRRWTGPLLTGLILGPPLLVWLGRGAPLAWSVPSLGKFNFSGGATLSPEFLAIYFGLSFYIAAFIAEIVRGGVQSVDAGQVEAARTIGLSPGSIYRRIVAPQAFRVVIPPLAAQYVSLIKNSSLGVAVGYPDLFSVSNTALTYSGRTIEVLLVMAVIYLMLSVSVGLVATLFNRLVQIPGR; encoded by the coding sequence ATGACCGAGATCGCCCCTCCCGCCCGGCCGCCGCGCTTCGCCCGCCTGCGGCGCGGCGGCCCGCGCGCCATGCTCTGGCAGGCTGCGGCGCTCGTCGCGCTGCTGGCGCTCGGGCTCTGGCTGGTGACCAATGCCCGCGCGGCGCTCGACGCCCGCGGGATGACCTCGGGGCTGGATTTCCTCTTCGTCGCCGCGCCCTTCTCGCTGGGCGAGGGGTTCTTCACCTTCACCTCCGGTGACACCTACCTCTCCGCAATCGGGGTGGGGCTGGGAAACACGGTGATGCTTTCGCTGGTGAGCATGGTGACGGCCACGCTCCTCGGCGCGGCGGCGGGGGTGGCGGCGCTGTCGCGCAACCCGCTCGCCGCGGGGCTGGCGCGCGGCTACGTGGACATCTTCCGCAACACGCCGCAGCTGGTGCAGATCGTGTTCTGGTACACGTTCTTCACCCTGATGCCGGCGGCGCGCGACGCCTGGTCGATCCTCGGCGTCGTCTTCGCCTCGAACCGCGGCCTCACCGTGCCCGCGCCGCAGGACCGCGCAACGCTGGCGCTCGTCTTCCTCGCGCTCTGCGCCGGGGGGGTGCTGGCCTTCCTGCTCGGCCGCCTCGCCCGCCGCCGCCCGGCCGACCCGCTGCGCCCGCGGCGCTGGACGGGGCCGCTGCTCACCGGGCTGATCCTCGGGCCGCCGCTCCTGGTCTGGCTCGGCCGCGGCGCGCCGCTGGCCTGGTCGGTGCCCAGCCTGGGCAAGTTCAACTTCTCCGGCGGCGCCACGCTCAGCCCGGAATTCCTCGCCATCTACTTCGGCCTGTCCTTCTACATCGCCGCCTTCATCGCCGAGATCGTGCGCGGCGGCGTGCAGAGCGTGGACGCGGGCCAGGTGGAGGCGGCGCGCACCATCGGCCTCTCGCCCGGCTCCATCTACCGGCGCATCGTGGCGCCGCAGGCCTTCCGCGTGGTGATCCCGCCGCTGGCCGCGCAATACGTGAGCCTGATCAAGAACAGCTCGCTGGGCGTGGCCGTCGGCTACCCGGACCTGTTCAGCGTGTCCAACACCGCGCTCACCTATTCGGGCCGCACCATCGAGGTGCTGCTGGTGATGGCCGTCATCTACCTGATGCTGTCGGTCTCGGTGGGGCTGGTGGCCACCCTGTTCAACCGCCTCGTGCAGATCCCGGGACGCTGA
- a CDS encoding amino acid ABC transporter ATP-binding protein, whose protein sequence is MSALAVEISGLNKWFGPHHVLRDVSLGLGAGEKLVLCGPSGSGKSTLIRCINGLETFQEGALSLCGRSLDGSAAALREIRAMSGMVFQSFNLFPHLTVLENLCIGPVHGRGMARAEAVARARDLLERVRLSDQIAKYPGQLSGGQAQRVAIARTLMLEPRVLLFDEPTSALDPEMIHEVLEVMEELAIGGQSMIVVTHEMGFARRVADLVVFMDAGEIIEATDPESFFRAPRTPRAAEFVRQISHGG, encoded by the coding sequence ATGAGCGCGCTGGCCGTCGAGATCAGCGGGCTGAACAAGTGGTTCGGCCCCCACCACGTGCTGCGCGACGTGAGCCTGGGCCTGGGCGCGGGCGAGAAGCTGGTGCTCTGCGGGCCCTCCGGCTCCGGCAAGTCCACGCTGATCCGCTGCATCAACGGGCTGGAGACCTTCCAGGAGGGCGCGCTCTCGCTCTGCGGCCGCAGCCTGGACGGCAGCGCCGCCGCGCTGCGCGAGATCCGCGCGATGTCGGGCATGGTGTTCCAGAGCTTCAACCTGTTCCCCCACCTCACCGTGCTGGAGAACCTGTGCATCGGCCCGGTGCACGGGCGGGGCATGGCGCGCGCCGAGGCCGTGGCCCGGGCGCGGGACCTGCTGGAGCGCGTGCGCCTCTCCGACCAGATCGCCAAATACCCCGGGCAGCTCTCCGGCGGGCAGGCGCAGCGCGTCGCCATCGCGCGCACGCTGATGCTGGAGCCGCGGGTGCTGCTGTTCGACGAGCCCACCTCGGCGCTGGACCCGGAGATGATTCACGAGGTGCTGGAGGTGATGGAGGAACTCGCCATCGGCGGCCAGTCGATGATCGTGGTGACCCACGAGATGGGCTTCGCCCGGCGGGTGGCCGATCTCGTGGTGTTCATGGATGCCGGCGAGATCATCGAAGCCACTGACCCCGAAAGCTTCTTCCGCGCCCCGCGCACCCCGCGCGCGGCCGAATTCGTTCGCCAGATCTCGCACGGAGGCTGA
- a CDS encoding amino acid ABC transporter permease: MAATTSFALTGGATAPRPAPQAAGRAGPLLRRLFRSPLSGAFTLALGLALIALLWPLFRWAILDAVWYAPDPAACRAADAGACWAVIAEKHRVILFGAFPYQQQWRGAVVVALWLGWALLTAPRWLPLGLRLGGWLAVFLVSLVLMRGGLLGLSAVGTDLWGGLPLTFMIFGGTVAGGLPLAVALALGRRSDWPVISFLCAAFVECVRGFPLLVVLFFAALILPLFLPPELDIDKLLRAEIGMIVFFAAYAAEAVRGGLQALPEGQEEAAKALGMRYTLRLRKVVLPQAIAVALPALFNDIIRAFKNTTFFSILGLFDVLGATKAALQDPDWVRYGMEGYLFVFLLYFLICTGLSLYGRSIERDNLRRLRRAGA; the protein is encoded by the coding sequence ATGGCCGCGACCACCTCCTTCGCCCTCACCGGCGGCGCCACGGCGCCGCGCCCGGCCCCGCAGGCCGCCGGCCGCGCCGGGCCGCTGTTGCGCCGGCTGTTTCGCAGCCCGCTCAGCGGCGCGTTCACCCTGGCGCTGGGGCTGGCGCTGATCGCACTGCTCTGGCCGCTGTTCCGCTGGGCGATTCTCGACGCGGTCTGGTACGCGCCCGACCCGGCGGCCTGCCGGGCCGCGGACGCCGGCGCCTGCTGGGCGGTGATCGCGGAGAAGCACCGGGTCATCCTGTTCGGCGCCTTTCCCTACCAGCAGCAGTGGCGCGGGGCGGTGGTCGTCGCGCTCTGGCTCGGCTGGGCGCTGCTCACTGCGCCGCGCTGGCTGCCGCTGGGCCTGCGGCTGGGCGGCTGGCTGGCGGTGTTCCTCGTCTCGCTGGTGCTGATGCGCGGCGGTCTCCTCGGCCTCTCCGCGGTGGGCACGGACCTCTGGGGCGGGCTGCCGCTCACCTTCATGATCTTCGGCGGCACGGTGGCGGGGGGGCTGCCGCTCGCGGTGGCGCTGGCGCTCGGCCGGCGCTCGGACTGGCCGGTGATCTCCTTCCTCTGTGCGGCCTTCGTGGAATGCGTGCGCGGCTTTCCTCTGCTGGTGGTGCTGTTCTTCGCCGCGCTCATCCTGCCGCTGTTCCTGCCGCCGGAGCTCGACATCGACAAGCTGCTGCGCGCGGAAATCGGCATGATCGTGTTCTTCGCGGCCTATGCGGCGGAGGCGGTGCGCGGCGGGTTGCAGGCCCTGCCCGAGGGGCAGGAGGAAGCGGCCAAGGCCCTCGGCATGCGCTACACGCTGCGCCTGCGCAAGGTGGTGCTGCCGCAGGCCATCGCCGTCGCGCTGCCCGCGCTCTTCAACGACATCATCCGCGCCTTCAAGAACACCACCTTCTTCTCCATCCTCGGGCTGTTCGACGTGCTCGGCGCCACCAAGGCCGCTCTGCAGGACCCGGACTGGGTGCGCTACGGCATGGAGGGCTACCTCTTCGTGTTCCTGCTCTACTTCCTCATCTGCACCGGGCTGTCGCTCTACGGCCGCTCCATCGAGCGCGACAACCTGCGCCGCCTCCGGAGGGCCGGGGCATGA